A genomic stretch from Ureibacillus composti includes:
- a CDS encoding ABC transporter ATP-binding protein, with product MITLENVSVYRNKKQILKDINWQVKNGEHWSILGLNGSGKTTLLNIVNGYIFPTKGDVEVLDHVFGKSYIPKLREEIGLVSSSLQKQLRGFDSVLSIVLSGKFGSIGLYEEVEKKDVELARHYMELLNCSHLEDEQFEYLSQGERQRVLISRALMANPKILILDEPCNGLDLISREELLHFIGKIAEREDAPTLILVTHYTEEILPCFNHTLLIKEGQVFAKGLSQELLTESTLSAFYGRPISVQEEQNRVWLALK from the coding sequence ATGATTACATTAGAAAATGTGTCTGTTTATCGAAATAAAAAGCAAATATTAAAGGATATTAATTGGCAAGTGAAAAATGGGGAACATTGGTCAATTCTAGGATTAAATGGTTCTGGGAAGACGACTCTATTAAATATTGTGAATGGATATATTTTTCCTACAAAAGGTGATGTTGAGGTTTTAGATCATGTCTTTGGTAAATCTTATATTCCTAAACTTCGTGAAGAAATTGGGTTAGTAAGTTCCTCGCTCCAAAAGCAATTAAGAGGTTTTGATAGTGTATTAAGTATTGTTTTAAGTGGGAAGTTTGGTTCAATTGGGTTATATGAAGAAGTTGAAAAAAAGGATGTAGAGTTAGCTCGCCATTATATGGAGCTATTAAATTGTAGTCATTTAGAAGACGAACAATTCGAGTATCTTTCTCAAGGTGAAAGACAACGTGTTCTAATATCTAGAGCTTTAATGGCAAATCCAAAAATTTTAATTTTAGATGAACCATGTAATGGATTAGATTTAATATCAAGAGAAGAGCTGCTTCATTTTATTGGGAAAATAGCTGAAAGAGAAGATGCTCCAACATTAATTCTTGTTACACATTATACAGAAGAGATTTTACCTTGTTTTAACCATACATTATTAATAAAAGAAGGACAGGTATTTGCAAAAGGTTTATCGCAGGAACTTCTAACAGAATCAACACTTTCTGCATTTTATGGTCGTCCTATTTCTGTACAGGAAGAACAAAATCGAGTTTGGCTTGCATTAAAATAA
- the lepB gene encoding signal peptidase I has protein sequence MDENINTTKTLMSWFKAIFLGIMIAFLCREYIFSPIVVKGASMMPTYESEDVIIVSKISDIDRFDQIVFKSPYEDEYYIKRVIGLPGDTIEMKDDILIVNDKQYEEPYVNRESSLNIKNRITENFTLEEITGENVVPNGYLFVLGDNRLRSQDSRHFGLIPSDSVLGVSKMRILPLQDVKLFW, from the coding sequence ATGGACGAAAATATAAATACGACTAAAACTTTGATGTCTTGGTTTAAAGCCATTTTTCTTGGAATCATGATTGCTTTTTTATGCCGCGAATATATTTTTTCGCCGATTGTTGTAAAAGGTGCTTCTATGATGCCAACATATGAAAGTGAAGATGTCATCATTGTCAGTAAAATTAGTGACATAGATCGTTTTGACCAAATCGTGTTCAAGTCACCTTATGAAGATGAGTATTATATTAAGCGTGTGATCGGACTTCCTGGCGATACTATTGAAATGAAAGATGATATTTTAATAGTAAATGACAAACAATATGAAGAGCCATATGTAAATAGAGAATCAAGCCTTAATATAAAAAATCGAATTACTGAAAATTTCACTTTGGAAGAAATTACAGGTGAAAATGTAGTTCCAAATGGGTATCTTTTTGTTCTTGGAGATAATCGTTTACGAAGTCAAGATAGTCGACACTTTGGACTAATTCCATCAGATTCTGTTTTAGGAGTATCTAAAATGAGAATTTTACCTTTACAAGATGTGAAACTATTTTGGTAG
- a CDS encoding GNAT family protein, with the protein MEEIIRLENEIVRLRPMELEDVDGIYAVACHPEIWIHMSITINTVEDVRKYVETSLQLKKTGTEVPFVIVSAKTNKIIGSTKLMDISENHKRGEIGFTWLTPSVWQSPINTNCKYLLLNYCFETLGWHRVQIKTDHENKRSQKAIERIGATFEGILRNHMIRKDGSIRHTVMYSVTSDEWPEVKNHLKNLLA; encoded by the coding sequence ATGGAAGAGATTATTCGGTTAGAAAATGAGATAGTAAGGTTAAGACCAATGGAATTAGAGGATGTTGATGGGATCTATGCTGTTGCATGTCATCCTGAAATTTGGATACACATGTCGATTACCATTAATACCGTTGAGGATGTACGGAAGTATGTAGAAACTTCACTTCAACTAAAAAAAACCGGTACAGAAGTGCCATTTGTTATTGTTAGTGCAAAGACTAACAAAATAATTGGTTCTACTAAATTAATGGATATATCAGAAAATCATAAGCGAGGAGAGATTGGATTTACTTGGTTAACACCGAGTGTTTGGCAAAGTCCAATTAATACTAATTGTAAATACCTATTATTAAACTATTGTTTTGAAACTCTTGGCTGGCATCGAGTTCAAATTAAAACAGATCATGAAAACAAGCGTTCACAAAAAGCGATTGAACGTATTGGTGCAACATTTGAAGGGATATTACGAAATCATATGATCAGAAAAGATGGATCTATAAGACATACAGTGATGTATAGTGTGACTTCAGATGAATGGCCAGAAGTTAAAAATCATTTAAAAAATTTATTAGCATGA
- a CDS encoding NADPH-dependent FMN reductase: MKIVAIVGSIRKDSYNKKLANFIQSRYKNHFDMEVLSLENLPMYNQDIEENPPQEIVDFKAKVKESHAVLWVTPEYNATIPGVLGNAIDWLSRVDKVMIGKPSWIMGASMGNLGTVKAQMHLRDILFAGGLSSPVLMGNEVYVGACHTKFDEQGNLIDEPTVLFIDSVVNNFMMWMRQYT, from the coding sequence ATGAAAATTGTGGCAATTGTCGGTAGTATACGTAAAGATTCTTATAACAAAAAATTAGCGAATTTTATTCAATCGCGTTATAAAAATCATTTTGACATGGAAGTTCTTAGTTTAGAGAACCTTCCAATGTATAACCAAGATATTGAAGAAAATCCTCCTCAAGAGATTGTCGACTTTAAAGCGAAAGTAAAAGAATCTCATGCAGTTCTTTGGGTTACACCAGAATATAATGCAACAATTCCAGGTGTATTAGGAAATGCAATTGATTGGCTTTCACGTGTAGATAAAGTCATGATTGGGAAGCCTTCCTGGATTATGGGGGCGTCCATGGGTAACTTAGGGACAGTAAAAGCTCAAATGCATCTTCGCGATATTTTATTTGCAGGAGGATTATCCTCACCTGTATTAATGGGGAATGAAGTGTATGTAGGAGCATGTCACACTAAATTTGATGAACAAGGGAATCTAATCGATGAACCGACTGTATTGTTTATTGATTCCGTAGTTAACAATTTTATGATGTGGATGAGACAATACACATAA
- a CDS encoding NADPH-dependent FMN reductase, with protein MLKIGIILGSTREGRVSPQVGEWVKTVADSRGDATYEIIDIADYKLPFLGDPNGDASGIPQWQEKINGCDGFVFIVQEYNHSITGALKNALDLLRAEWNNKAAGIVSYGSVGGARAAEHLRGILGELLVADVRVHPALSLFTDFENGNVFKPKEVQEQSVKDMLDQVISWSTALKTIRNK; from the coding sequence ATGTTGAAAATTGGTATTATTTTAGGTTCCACACGTGAAGGTCGCGTTAGTCCTCAAGTTGGCGAATGGGTTAAAACAGTCGCTGATAGCCGCGGTGATGCAACTTACGAAATTATTGACATTGCAGATTATAAATTACCTTTCTTAGGTGATCCAAATGGTGACGCTTCAGGTATTCCACAATGGCAGGAAAAAATTAATGGTTGTGACGGGTTTGTCTTCATCGTACAAGAGTATAACCACTCAATCACAGGTGCTCTTAAAAATGCATTAGACTTACTTCGTGCAGAATGGAATAATAAAGCGGCCGGTATCGTTTCTTACGGTTCTGTAGGTGGTGCACGTGCAGCAGAACATTTACGTGGAATTTTAGGTGAATTGTTAGTTGCAGACGTTCGAGTACACCCAGCATTATCATTATTCACTGATTTTGAAAATGGGAACGTGTTCAAACCAAAAGAAGTACAAGAACAATCAGTTAAAGATATGTTAGACCAAGTGATCTCTTGGAGTACTGCATTAAAAACAATTCGAAACAAATAA
- a CDS encoding MarR family transcriptional regulator — translation MEINEKLKAFTVLLRSAQSVQDATKKDIAKYNLNQTEFAVLELLYHKGDQPIQVIGKKILIASSSITYVVDKLEEKNYVTRRACPTDRRVTYAGITENGKELMDKIFPEHVEKIEEIFDKLSDQEVSTLIDYLKKVGLHANQL, via the coding sequence TTGGAAATAAATGAAAAATTAAAGGCTTTCACTGTCCTACTTCGTTCTGCACAATCAGTTCAAGATGCAACAAAAAAAGATATTGCTAAATATAATTTAAATCAAACAGAATTTGCTGTTCTTGAATTGTTGTACCATAAGGGTGACCAACCTATCCAAGTAATCGGTAAAAAAATATTGATTGCTAGTAGTAGTATTACATACGTGGTTGATAAGTTAGAGGAAAAGAATTATGTAACGCGACGTGCTTGTCCAACAGATCGACGGGTCACATATGCAGGAATCACAGAGAACGGGAAAGAACTAATGGATAAAATCTTTCCTGAACATGTAGAGAAAATTGAAGAGATTTTTGATAAGCTTTCAGATCAAGAAGTAAGTACTTTAATTGATTATTTAAAAAAGGTTGGACTTCATGCAAATCAGTTATAG
- a CDS encoding metalloregulator ArsR/SmtB family transcription factor has translation MSTAQNYDVFQAIADPTRREVLHLLLDNNLSIAEITSHFDMSRTAIAKHLHVLEKANLVNGTKSGREKIYRLHPEPLTELRDWLSYYERFWNNKLMKLKFVAEND, from the coding sequence ATGTCTACAGCTCAAAACTATGATGTATTTCAGGCGATAGCAGATCCGACACGTCGTGAAGTTCTTCATTTATTATTAGATAACAACCTTTCCATCGCTGAAATTACATCACACTTTGATATGAGTAGAACGGCTATTGCCAAGCATCTTCATGTATTAGAGAAAGCTAATCTCGTCAATGGAACAAAATCCGGTAGAGAGAAAATTTATAGATTACACCCCGAACCTTTAACTGAATTGAGAGATTGGCTTTCTTACTATGAAAGATTTTGGAACAATAAATTAATGAAATTAAAATTTGTTGCGGAAAACGATTGA
- a CDS encoding SRPBCC domain-containing protein: protein MNNKLPDITQTVLVNAPIQKVWNYVSTAEGIASWFMPNDFKLEEGFEFHIQSPFGPSPCKVLEIDKPNRLSFQWDTDGWVVTFILKEVGDQTEFTLIHGGWKEGEEIIEKAQKPSSVIRDTMSKGWVSIVQHKFKEVVEA, encoded by the coding sequence ATGAACAATAAATTACCTGATATAACACAAACTGTTTTAGTAAATGCACCAATTCAAAAGGTTTGGAACTATGTTTCTACAGCAGAAGGTATTGCATCTTGGTTTATGCCAAATGATTTTAAATTAGAAGAAGGATTTGAATTTCATATTCAATCTCCATTTGGTCCTTCGCCTTGCAAGGTTTTAGAAATTGATAAACCTAATCGCCTATCGTTTCAATGGGATACAGATGGTTGGGTTGTCACATTCATTTTAAAAGAAGTTGGAGATCAAACTGAATTTACTCTCATTCATGGAGGTTGGAAAGAAGGAGAGGAAATTATTGAGAAAGCCCAAAAACCAAGCTCTGTTATTAGAGATACTATGTCAAAAGGATGGGTAAGCATTGTACAACATAAATTTAAAGAAGTAGTTGAAGCGTAA
- a CDS encoding FUSC family protein, whose product MWKTEKTPSIFKQALIVNKKPFPWLKAFLAGVATGLPICIGLLFGSLEYGLIAGLGGFTYLYVFPIPYAQLAKKLTFCVLGITACVFLGTIAAPYPIITAIMMGIIGSLAMFIFGAFRFIGPSAIFFVLVFAMTTGMPTAPNEAFLRAGLTFLGGVLSWLIAMSGWLFNPHGPEQDVVRRTYLDLANLVDSIGTEKFNDAKNKVMSSLKEADQTLTVGNNPWHTKDIYKRLIVLNIYANKIFLYVVNEFDECKESLSSEFGEAVRIIAGLIESGSIVNDSLNNNLPHPNEMDEKSTLLFMEIAAAKDSLNESSLNLKEQMHRSSPSVKQTLLGAFDKNSIIFINSLRFGLFIILAAILAYEFELNRSFWVPLSCVAVMSGANAVATFHRAIQRSFGTVVGILIASVILAFHPSGFVIPCLVFLLTFITELFIVKNYGLAALFFTPNALLMAESGSQGKFAFTYFASARLIDVVIGVIIGLIGVWFVGKKSASSRLPHLVSKTIRSQAQMLFALFSDQERKIDLKNNSEINKMKTNIKNLKTVYDTATGEIPVDKKAIEYYWAIVYSVEQLGFLLEKYSNVKDRPVLSEKKISQILFIFETMAIAANHQTSVTKKEIPEINELPSIQYVVEDLQKNFQKLTYSQS is encoded by the coding sequence ACGTATTTCCGATACCTTATGCACAATTAGCAAAGAAATTAACCTTTTGTGTGCTAGGAATTACCGCGTGTGTTTTCCTTGGAACAATAGCTGCTCCGTATCCCATCATCACTGCAATCATGATGGGTATCATTGGAAGTTTAGCAATGTTTATTTTCGGAGCATTTCGATTTATTGGTCCTTCTGCTATCTTTTTTGTTTTAGTTTTTGCGATGACAACGGGGATGCCAACTGCACCTAATGAAGCTTTTTTACGTGCAGGATTGACATTCCTCGGGGGAGTCCTTTCATGGTTAATTGCTATGAGTGGTTGGTTATTTAATCCACATGGTCCAGAACAAGATGTTGTAAGACGAACTTACCTAGATCTAGCAAACCTAGTTGATTCTATAGGAACAGAAAAATTTAATGATGCAAAAAATAAAGTGATGTCTTCATTAAAAGAAGCAGATCAAACGTTAACGGTGGGAAACAACCCCTGGCATACAAAAGATATATATAAGCGATTAATTGTTTTAAATATTTATGCTAATAAAATATTCTTATATGTTGTAAATGAATTTGATGAATGCAAAGAGAGTCTATCCTCAGAATTTGGCGAAGCTGTTCGAATAATAGCTGGATTGATTGAATCGGGCTCTATAGTTAATGATTCATTAAATAATAATTTACCTCATCCGAATGAAATGGACGAAAAGAGTACTTTATTGTTTATGGAAATAGCAGCTGCAAAAGATAGTCTAAATGAAAGTAGTTTAAATTTGAAAGAACAAATGCATAGATCAAGTCCATCTGTAAAACAAACTCTATTAGGGGCATTCGATAAAAATTCAATTATTTTTATCAATTCTTTAAGGTTTGGTCTTTTTATAATACTTGCAGCTATACTAGCCTATGAATTTGAATTAAACCGTTCTTTCTGGGTACCATTATCTTGTGTTGCAGTTATGTCTGGTGCTAATGCAGTTGCAACGTTTCATCGTGCAATACAGCGAAGTTTTGGCACAGTAGTGGGTATCTTAATTGCAAGCGTTATTCTTGCCTTTCATCCATCAGGATTTGTGATTCCCTGTTTAGTATTCCTTTTAACGTTTATAACCGAATTGTTTATTGTTAAGAATTACGGATTAGCAGCTCTTTTCTTTACACCCAATGCATTATTAATGGCAGAAAGCGGTTCACAAGGCAAGTTTGCATTTACTTATTTTGCTTCAGCTAGATTAATTGACGTTGTAATAGGGGTAATAATTGGACTAATAGGTGTTTGGTTTGTTGGGAAAAAGTCTGCATCGAGTAGATTGCCTCATTTAGTATCAAAAACAATACGTAGTCAAGCTCAAATGTTATTCGCCTTATTTTCGGATCAAGAACGAAAAATTGATTTAAAAAACAATTCAGAAATCAATAAAATGAAAACGAATATAAAAAATTTAAAAACGGTTTATGATACAGCTACTGGTGAAATACCAGTGGATAAAAAAGCAATTGAATACTATTGGGCAATTGTTTATTCTGTTGAACAGTTAGGTTTCTTATTGGAGAAGTATTCTAACGTAAAGGATCGTCCCGTATTGTCAGAGAAAAAGATTTCTCAAATCCTTTTTATTTTTGAAACAATGGCAATTGCTGCAAATCATCAAACGAGTGTAACAAAGAAAGAAATTCCAGAAATCAATGAGCTTCCAAGTATACAATATGTAGTTGAGGATCTTCAAAAAAACTTTCAGAAGTTAACTTATAGTCAGTCATAA